DNA from Streptomyces rishiriensis:
AGTCGCCGCGATGCCCGCCCAGTGGGCGGCCCCGAACAGGACCGGATGGCCGCGTACGCCGTCATAGGCGGCGCAGACGAGCGAGGACTCGTCCTCGTGGGCGGCCAGTACCCGGGCCACGGCCTGCGCCCCGATGCCGGGCTGATCCACGAGAAGGACCAGCGCGGCACGCGCCCCCGTCCCGGCGAACGAGCCGAGCCCGGCCCGCAGGGACGTACCCATGCCCTGCTCCCACTCCGGGTTCGTCACGAGCACGCACCCCTCCAGCCGCGCCCGCTCCCGTACGGTCCCGGCGGCGGCCCCGAGCACCACGTGCACCCGGGCGCAGCCCGCCGTGCGCAGCGCTTCCACCGCGTGTTCGACGAGCGGCCGCCCCCGGTGTTCGAGCAGTGCCTTGGGGCGTCCGCCGAGCCGGCGGCCCCCGCCCGCCGCGAGGAGCAGGCCGGCCACCTGGCCGACGGCCCCGTCTTCCTTTGGCGTCATGCGTCCTGCATACCTGACGCGGCGTCGGCCGCGCGCTTGCGTGGGGGCTGAATTTCGGTCCGCGCGGTGGCGCACGCCGCGTCGGGTGGCGTTTACTGACCCGCGCGTCCTTCGGTGCCCGGCCGGTACCGCGGGGCCGCGGGGCGGGTGAGCGCGCAAGCGCGCTCGGCGGAGCGCGCGGGGGGAGAGCTGTGTTGCGGAGCTTGGGGCAGAGGGCAGTGACCGGCAGCTACGAGGAACCGAGGGTGGCGGAACTGCGGACCGCGGTGTCCCGGCTGCGCCGCGAACTCGCCACGTATCCAGCCGAGTTCCCGGACCGGGCGATCGCCGAGGACGAACTCGCCGCGCTCGCCGCGATGGTGACCCACGGCACCCCCGAAGTGCCCCGGTTACGCCGCTCCTTGCTGCTGATCGCGGGCGCCATCGGCTCGGTGAGCGCACTGGCCCGGAGCCTGTCGGAGGTACGCCACGCCGTGGAGCTGTTCGGAGAGCCGCCCCGCCGTTGACGTGGGGCTGCGCTGAGGGGGCGCGCCGCGGCGGGGCTCGGCCCTAGACCGCCGGACCGGAGCTCGTCAGCGCCTGTGACAGTTCCACCGCGATCTGCCGCAGTACCGGCACGATGTTCTCCGTGGCCGACTCCGTGACGCGGCCCGCCGGGCCGGAGATGGAGACGGCCGCGGGGGTGGGGGAGTCCGGCACCGGCACCGCCAGGCAGCGCACGCCGATCTCCTGCTCGTTGTCGTCGACCGCGTAGCCGGCGTGCCGCACGTCCGCGAGGGCCGCGAGGAAGCCGTCGGGGGTGGTGATCGTCTTGTCCGTGGCGGCGGGCATGCCGGTACGGGCGAGCAGGGCGCGCACCTCGTCGTCCGGGAAGCCCGCGAGCAGGGCCTTGCCGACGCCCGTGGAGTGCGGCAGGACGCGGCGGCCGACCTCGGTGAACATCCGCATCGAGTGCTTGGACGGCACCTGCGCCACGTACACGATCTCGTCGCCGTCGAGCAGCGCCATGTTGGCCGTCTCGCCGGTCTCCTCGACCAGGCGGGCCAGATAGGGCCGGGCCCAGGTGCCCAGCAGCCGGGCGGCGGACTCGCCGAGCCGGATCAGCCGGGGGCCGAGCGCATAACGGCGGTTGGGCTGCTGGCGGACGTAACCGCAGACCACCAGGGTGCGCATCAGGCGATGGATGGTGGGCAGCGGCAGCCCGCTGCTCGCGGACAGCTCGCTCAGGCCGACCTCGCCGCCCGCGTCCGCCATCCGCTCGAGGAGATCGAAGGCGCGCTCGAGGGACTGGACCCCGCCGCTGGCGGACTTGGCGGAGTCGGTGGTGCTGGCGCTGGACGTCGGCACGGCGCGTTCCTTTCGAAACTGGCGGAAGGGCTGAAGCCTACCCGGCGGTCGGTTGACTCCTCGCTTGCGCGTCATTAGATTCTGCTGGACGGAATACTAATTCCAGTATGTGGAAACGTCCAGAGTGTCGAGGGCGGGTGCAAGCTGGGGGAGGGTGCCCTTGACGGCGCGAAGGCGGAAGGGAA
Protein-coding regions in this window:
- a CDS encoding nucleotidyltransferase family protein — translated: MTPKEDGAVGQVAGLLLAAGGGRRLGGRPKALLEHRGRPLVEHAVEALRTAGCARVHVVLGAAAGTVRERARLEGCVLVTNPEWEQGMGTSLRAGLGSFAGTGARAALVLLVDQPGIGAQAVARVLAAHEDESSLVCAAYDGVRGHPVLFGAAHWAGIAATATGDRGARAYLKEHEKAITLVECADVARPFDIDTPEDLAHLE
- a CDS encoding DUF5955 family protein, with the translated sequence MLRSLGQRAVTGSYEEPRVAELRTAVSRLRRELATYPAEFPDRAIAEDELAALAAMVTHGTPEVPRLRRSLLLIAGAIGSVSALARSLSEVRHAVELFGEPPRR
- a CDS encoding IclR family transcriptional regulator, encoding MPTSSASTTDSAKSASGGVQSLERAFDLLERMADAGGEVGLSELSASSGLPLPTIHRLMRTLVVCGYVRQQPNRRYALGPRLIRLGESAARLLGTWARPYLARLVEETGETANMALLDGDEIVYVAQVPSKHSMRMFTEVGRRVLPHSTGVGKALLAGFPDDEVRALLARTGMPAATDKTITTPDGFLAALADVRHAGYAVDDNEQEIGVRCLAVPVPDSPTPAAVSISGPAGRVTESATENIVPVLRQIAVELSQALTSSGPAV